One Amycolatopsis sp. NBC_00355 genomic window carries:
- a CDS encoding TetR/AcrR family transcriptional regulator, with translation MALLASRVKEVAVNRKEKAAETEAALKAAARRVFAHKGYLNTKITDITAEAGRAAGSFYNHFASKEELLEALLADIATSSDESALTEGHLSDFSDPAAVRWHVAQYWEFYKEHASTMRALGQAALVNDAFARTLAGFGATQAADLNGHLEHITAAGMRLPARLDLSIVMMYRLVDSFAQMWLLDPAPTGWTPPTDEEAVEALTRFVYRGFTGRDY, from the coding sequence ATGGCACTGCTAGCGTCCCGCGTCAAGGAGGTGGCGGTGAACCGCAAGGAGAAGGCCGCGGAGACCGAGGCCGCGCTGAAGGCGGCGGCCCGGCGCGTGTTCGCGCACAAGGGCTACCTGAACACCAAGATCACCGACATCACGGCGGAGGCCGGGCGCGCGGCGGGGTCGTTCTACAACCATTTCGCCAGCAAGGAAGAGCTGCTCGAAGCGCTCCTGGCCGACATCGCGACCTCAAGCGACGAGAGCGCGCTGACCGAGGGCCACCTCTCGGACTTCAGCGACCCGGCGGCCGTGCGCTGGCACGTGGCGCAGTACTGGGAGTTCTACAAGGAGCACGCGTCGACGATGCGCGCCCTCGGCCAGGCGGCGCTCGTGAACGACGCGTTCGCCCGCACCCTCGCCGGCTTCGGCGCCACCCAGGCGGCGGACCTCAACGGACACCTCGAGCACATCACGGCCGCGGGCATGCGGCTGCCGGCGCGGCTGGACCTGAGCATCGTGATGATGTACCGGCTGGTCGACAGTTTCGCGCAGATGTGGCTGCTCGACCCGGCCCCCACCGGCTGGACCCCACCGACCGACGAAGAGGCGGTCGAGGCCCTCACCCGGTTCGTCTACCGGGGTTTCACCGGCCGGGACTACTAG
- a CDS encoding FAD-dependent monooxygenase, with translation MDTTVLIAGAGPTGLTLGIELARRDVAVRIIDKAETFFVGSRGDGLQPRTLEVFEDLGVLDAVLAQGAAPVPMKIHLGGEVVGERLMFDPVEPTPAKPYPTGWFLGQSQTEGILRDRLAEFGVRVEPATALSGFEQDADGVTATLSTGETVRAAYLVGADGGKSLVRKALGIAFEGSTDESIRMLLGDVRAEGLDRGYGHWFATPENPMSGMMFSPLPGTPHFQFGSPLGDGDVDVETALPAVQARLDALSGGGVVLSDLAWSTVWRPNIRLAARFRDGRVFLAGDAAHVHPPTGGQGLNTGVQDGYNLGWKLADGAPELLDSYEEERRTVAARVLGVSTGLLQKYKDGDEDAHKRGEDTQQLDITYRGGPLSPAGTGALRPGDRAPDAPLTDANGKRVRLFELFRGPHATELTFGDAPSDGYRILPAGSVATGTDLVDDGGHAYAAYEAEGGRTVLIRPDNYVWSIS, from the coding sequence ATGGACACCACGGTGCTGATCGCGGGGGCGGGCCCGACCGGGCTGACGCTGGGCATCGAGCTGGCGCGGCGCGACGTCGCCGTGCGGATCATCGACAAGGCCGAGACGTTCTTCGTCGGCTCACGCGGCGACGGCCTGCAGCCGCGCACCCTGGAGGTCTTCGAGGATCTCGGCGTGCTCGACGCGGTGCTCGCGCAGGGCGCCGCGCCGGTGCCGATGAAGATCCACCTCGGCGGCGAGGTTGTCGGCGAGCGGCTGATGTTCGACCCGGTCGAGCCGACGCCGGCGAAGCCGTACCCGACCGGCTGGTTCCTCGGCCAGTCGCAGACCGAGGGCATCCTGCGCGACCGGCTCGCCGAGTTCGGCGTGCGCGTCGAACCGGCCACCGCGCTGAGCGGTTTCGAGCAGGACGCCGACGGCGTCACGGCCACGCTGAGCACGGGCGAGACGGTCCGCGCGGCCTACCTGGTCGGAGCCGACGGCGGCAAGAGCCTCGTGCGCAAGGCGCTGGGGATCGCCTTCGAGGGCAGCACCGACGAGTCGATCCGGATGCTGCTCGGCGACGTCCGGGCGGAGGGTCTCGATCGCGGCTACGGCCACTGGTTCGCGACGCCGGAGAACCCGATGAGCGGCATGATGTTCAGCCCGCTGCCGGGCACCCCGCACTTCCAGTTCGGCTCGCCGCTGGGTGACGGCGACGTGGACGTCGAAACCGCGCTGCCCGCGGTCCAGGCCCGGCTCGACGCGCTGAGCGGCGGCGGCGTCGTGCTGTCCGACCTGGCGTGGTCGACGGTCTGGCGGCCGAACATCCGGCTGGCGGCGCGCTTCCGCGACGGCCGGGTCTTCCTGGCCGGCGACGCGGCGCACGTCCACCCGCCGACCGGCGGCCAGGGGCTCAACACCGGCGTCCAGGACGGTTACAACCTGGGCTGGAAGCTCGCCGACGGCGCACCCGAGCTGCTCGACAGCTACGAGGAGGAGCGCCGGACCGTCGCGGCCCGGGTGCTGGGCGTCTCGACGGGGCTGCTGCAGAAGTACAAGGACGGCGACGAGGACGCGCACAAGCGCGGCGAGGACACCCAGCAGCTGGACATCACCTACCGCGGCGGCCCGCTGTCCCCGGCCGGCACGGGCGCGCTGCGGCCGGGCGACCGCGCGCCGGATGCCCCGCTCACGGACGCCAACGGCAAGCGCGTCCGCCTGTTCGAGCTGTTCAGGGGCCCACACGCGACAGAACTGACCTTCGGCGACGCCCCTTCGGACGGCTACCGCATCCTGCCCGCCGGAAGCGTGGCAACGGGCACGGACCTGGTCGACGACGGCGGCCACGCGTACGCGGCCTACGAGGCCGAGGGCGGCCGCACGGTGCTGATCCGCCCGGACAACTACGTCTGGTCGATCTCCTGA
- a CDS encoding CHAD domain-containing protein → MTTESLPHTPAELGLPDVPVEARPADPAVHHVRAKLDREIRALLAHEPGTRSGADPEDLHQMRVALRRMRSVLKLSGELVGDGAEPVRAELGWLGQSLGEVRDHDVLIEHLREVIADFEVRDQPAGRQLVSRFVSERATAKGRLTRALSSARYSTLLHEVSLLTRATPSTVDVPQRDLIAALAKPHRKLTKAVGALPADPPDDDLHALRIHGKKLRYAAELAQTSAKKKQAARIKDLLKATKDFQTVLGDHQDAVLAAERMRTVLDTGDSAIGFVAGRIAERELTRRAEARATWRAAWEAVDTAAKALHA, encoded by the coding sequence GTGACCACCGAATCGTTGCCCCACACCCCGGCCGAGCTGGGGCTGCCCGACGTCCCGGTCGAGGCCCGGCCGGCGGATCCGGCGGTCCACCACGTGCGCGCCAAGCTCGACCGGGAGATCCGCGCGCTGCTCGCGCACGAGCCCGGCACGCGCTCCGGCGCCGACCCCGAGGACCTGCATCAGATGCGCGTCGCCCTGCGGCGGATGCGCAGCGTGCTCAAGCTCTCGGGTGAGCTGGTCGGTGACGGCGCCGAGCCGGTGCGGGCCGAGCTGGGCTGGCTCGGCCAGTCGCTCGGCGAGGTGCGCGACCACGACGTCCTGATCGAGCACCTGCGCGAGGTCATCGCCGACTTCGAGGTCCGCGACCAGCCCGCCGGCCGGCAGCTGGTCTCCCGGTTCGTCTCCGAGCGCGCGACGGCGAAGGGGCGGCTCACCCGGGCCCTGTCCAGCGCCCGGTACTCGACGCTGCTGCACGAGGTCAGCCTGCTGACACGGGCGACGCCGTCCACTGTGGACGTTCCGCAGCGTGACTTGATCGCCGCGCTGGCCAAACCGCACCGCAAGCTCACCAAGGCGGTGGGCGCGCTGCCCGCCGACCCGCCGGACGACGACCTGCACGCCCTGCGCATCCACGGCAAGAAGCTGCGGTACGCCGCCGAGCTGGCCCAGACGTCGGCGAAGAAGAAGCAAGCGGCGCGGATCAAGGACCTGCTCAAAGCCACAAAAGACTTCCAGACGGTGCTGGGTGACCACCAGGACGCGGTGCTCGCGGCCGAGCGGATGCGCACGGTCCTGGACACCGGCGACAGCGCGATCGGCTTCGTGGCCGGCCGCATCGCGGAGCGCGAACTGACCCGCCGGGCCGAGGCCCGCGCGACGTGGCGAGCTGCCTGGGAAGCCGTCGACACCGCCGCCAAGGCCCTCCACGCCTGA
- the dapD gene encoding 2,3,4,5-tetrahydropyridine-2,6-dicarboxylate N-succinyltransferase, translating into MSEQTPNPETTGATGVGLATVATDGTVLDTWYPQPKLVDAGTSGTEVLSAEETTELLGEAAAALLGPDTDRGVEVVAVRTTIGKLADAPAGTHDVYLRLHLLSHRLVRPHGQSLDGLFGLLANVVWTNHGPCPVEGFEATRLRLRARGAVTVYSVDKFPRMVDYVMPAGVRIGDADRVRLGAHLASGTTVMHEGFVNFNAGTLGASMVEGRISAGVVVGDGSDVGGGASIMGTLSGGGKETISLGERCLIGANGGIGISLGDDTVVEAGLYVTAGTKVVVDGKVVKARELNGVSNAVFRRNSGTGAVEVVARAGSGVELNAMLHAN; encoded by the coding sequence GTGAGCGAGCAGACCCCGAACCCCGAAACGACCGGCGCCACCGGCGTCGGGCTGGCCACCGTCGCTACCGACGGGACGGTCCTCGACACCTGGTACCCGCAGCCCAAGCTGGTGGACGCGGGCACGTCCGGCACCGAAGTCCTGAGCGCGGAAGAGACCACCGAGCTGCTCGGCGAGGCCGCCGCGGCGCTGCTGGGCCCGGACACCGACCGCGGGGTCGAGGTCGTCGCCGTCCGCACGACGATCGGCAAGCTGGCCGACGCGCCGGCCGGCACGCACGACGTCTACCTGCGCCTGCACCTGCTCTCGCACCGGCTGGTCCGGCCGCACGGCCAGAGCCTCGACGGCCTGTTCGGCCTGCTGGCGAACGTCGTGTGGACCAACCACGGCCCGTGCCCGGTCGAGGGCTTCGAGGCGACCCGGCTGCGGCTGCGGGCGCGCGGCGCGGTGACCGTCTACAGCGTCGACAAGTTCCCGCGGATGGTCGACTACGTCATGCCCGCCGGCGTCCGGATCGGCGACGCGGACCGCGTCCGCCTCGGCGCCCACCTGGCGAGCGGCACGACCGTGATGCACGAGGGCTTCGTCAACTTCAACGCCGGCACGCTCGGCGCGTCCATGGTCGAAGGCCGGATCTCGGCCGGCGTGGTGGTCGGCGACGGCTCCGACGTCGGCGGCGGCGCGTCGATCATGGGGACGCTCTCGGGCGGCGGCAAGGAGACGATCTCGCTGGGCGAGCGCTGCCTGATCGGCGCGAACGGCGGCATCGGCATCTCCCTGGGCGACGACACGGTCGTCGAGGCCGGGCTGTACGTCACGGCGGGCACGAAGGTCGTCGTGGACGGCAAGGTCGTCAAGGCCCGCGAGCTCAACGGCGTCTCGAACGCGGTCTTCCGGCGCAACTCCGGCACCGGCGCGGTCGAGGTCGTCGCGCGCGCGGGCTCCGGCGTCGAGCTGAACGCGATGCTGCACGCCAACTGA
- the dapE gene encoding succinyl-diaminopimelate desuccinylase produces the protein MSLDLHADPVDLTAALVDVFSVSGSEAELATLVQEALLKQAPHLEVVRNGDAVLARTDLGRGSRVVLAGHLDTVPENGNRPSRREGTGDDETLHGLGTVDMKSGDAVFLHLAATLREPKHDITFVFYDNEEIEAVKNGLGRIERELPEWLAGDLAIVGEPSNGVIEAGCQGTMRVELRFSGKRAHTARAWMGENAIHALAEPLRRLAEYEPRIVDIDGLTYREGLQATSVGGGVAGNVVPDAAVLTVNHRFAPDRDPAAAEKHLREVFAGFELSVVDLSPGALPGLSAPAAAELVAAAGGQAAAKLGWTDVARFAALGMPAVNFGPGNPTLAHTQEENVRTAEIRQVTDVLRKFLS, from the coding sequence ATGAGCCTCGACCTGCACGCCGACCCCGTCGACCTCACCGCCGCGCTGGTGGACGTCTTCAGCGTCTCCGGCAGCGAAGCGGAGCTCGCGACGTTGGTGCAGGAAGCGCTGCTGAAGCAGGCGCCGCACCTCGAGGTCGTCCGCAACGGTGACGCCGTCCTGGCGCGGACCGACCTGGGCCGCGGGTCGCGGGTCGTGCTCGCCGGGCACCTGGACACCGTGCCGGAGAACGGCAACCGGCCGTCGCGGCGCGAGGGCACGGGTGACGACGAGACCCTGCACGGCCTCGGCACGGTCGACATGAAGAGCGGCGACGCGGTGTTCCTGCACCTCGCCGCGACGCTCCGGGAGCCGAAGCACGACATCACGTTCGTCTTCTACGACAACGAAGAGATCGAAGCGGTCAAGAACGGCCTCGGCCGGATCGAGCGCGAGCTGCCGGAATGGCTGGCCGGTGACCTGGCGATCGTCGGCGAGCCGTCGAACGGCGTCATCGAGGCCGGCTGCCAGGGCACGATGCGCGTCGAGCTGCGGTTTTCGGGCAAGCGCGCGCACACGGCGCGGGCGTGGATGGGGGAGAACGCGATCCACGCGCTCGCCGAGCCGCTGCGGCGGCTGGCGGAGTACGAGCCGCGGATCGTCGACATCGACGGCCTGACCTACCGCGAGGGCCTGCAGGCGACTTCGGTCGGCGGCGGGGTGGCGGGCAACGTCGTACCGGACGCGGCGGTCCTGACGGTGAACCATCGCTTCGCCCCGGACCGCGACCCGGCGGCGGCGGAGAAACACCTGCGCGAGGTCTTCGCGGGCTTCGAACTATCCGTTGTGGACCTTTCGCCGGGCGCCCTGCCGGGCCTGTCGGCCCCTGCGGCGGCGGAGCTGGTGGCGGCCGCGGGCGGCCAGGCGGCGGCGAAGCTGGGCTGGACGGACGTGGCGCGCTTCGCGGCGCTGGGGATGCCGGCGGTGAACTTCGGCCCGGGCAACCCGACCCTGGCGCACACCCAGGAGGAGAACGTCCGCACAGCGGAGATCCGCCAGGTGACAGACGTGCTCCGCAAGTTCCTGAGCTGA
- a CDS encoding DUF3152 domain-containing protein: MPKTAARRAAAVAVLALAVAGALTACEGQPVAAPAAGPVVMAIGDATSVPPPPAEQPVQAQQPQTQAQTVLITFPQTGSGQWMFTPGSDQVAGTQGRLMRYRIALETDIDGVGPAEFAKDIRTILGDPRGWTGGGEWRLQQVGPDDSADFTIYLATPASRDKLCGGTPDGYTSCRNGSNVVLNVARWANAVPNYGAPLALYRQYMVTHETGHRLGQGHELCPGAGKPAPVMEQQTLGLHGCVPNPWPFPNGRTYAGPSGEYNDPIPDGDS, from the coding sequence ATGCCGAAAACCGCAGCAAGACGGGCCGCGGCCGTCGCCGTGCTCGCCTTGGCGGTGGCCGGTGCCCTGACCGCCTGTGAAGGCCAGCCCGTCGCGGCGCCCGCGGCCGGGCCCGTGGTCATGGCCATCGGGGACGCGACGTCCGTGCCGCCCCCGCCCGCCGAACAGCCGGTCCAGGCGCAGCAGCCGCAGACCCAGGCGCAGACCGTCCTGATCACCTTCCCGCAGACCGGGTCGGGCCAGTGGATGTTCACCCCGGGCAGCGACCAGGTGGCCGGCACCCAAGGCCGGCTGATGCGGTACCGGATCGCGCTGGAGACCGACATCGACGGCGTCGGGCCCGCCGAGTTCGCCAAGGACATCCGGACCATCCTCGGCGACCCGCGCGGCTGGACCGGCGGCGGCGAGTGGCGGCTGCAGCAGGTCGGCCCGGACGACAGCGCCGACTTCACGATCTACCTGGCGACTCCGGCCAGCCGTGACAAGCTCTGCGGCGGCACCCCGGACGGCTACACGTCGTGCCGCAACGGCAGCAACGTCGTGCTGAACGTCGCCCGCTGGGCCAACGCCGTCCCGAACTACGGCGCGCCGCTCGCGTTGTACCGCCAGTACATGGTCACGCACGAGACCGGGCATCGCCTGGGCCAGGGCCACGAGCTGTGCCCCGGCGCGGGAAAACCGGCGCCGGTGATGGAGCAGCAGACGCTCGGCCTGCACGGCTGCGTCCCGAACCCGTGGCCGTTCCCGAACGGCCGCACCTACGCCGGCCCGTCCGGCGAGTACAACGACCCCATCCCCGACGGCGACTCGTAA
- a CDS encoding chitinase, whose product MSGRRTRFFGTLLAAALAVPLLVSAPAQGAVQADTCAVKSRPAGKVLQGYWENWDGAANGVHPGLGWVPITDSRIAQHGYNVINAAFPVIRSDGTVLWENGMDAGVKVSTPAEMCAAKAAGSTLLMSIGGAAAGIDLSSSAVADKFVATIVPILKAYNFDGIDIDIETGLTGSGNIKTLSASQSNLIRIIDGVLAQMPSNFGLTMAPETAYVTGGSITYGSIWGAYLPIVKKYADNGRLWWLNMQYYNGSMYGCAGDSYQAGTVQGFTAQTNCLNQGLVVQGTTIRVPYDKQVPGLPAQPGAGGGYMSTSLVSQAWHAIPSLKGLMTWSLNWDGSKSWTFGNNVKSLQGR is encoded by the coding sequence ATGTCCGGTCGGAGAACCCGCTTTTTCGGAACCCTTCTGGCGGCGGCGCTGGCTGTCCCGCTGCTCGTGTCGGCCCCCGCGCAGGGGGCGGTGCAGGCCGACACGTGCGCGGTGAAGTCCCGGCCCGCCGGCAAGGTCCTGCAAGGCTATTGGGAGAACTGGGACGGCGCCGCGAACGGCGTCCACCCCGGACTGGGCTGGGTGCCCATCACCGACAGCCGCATCGCGCAGCACGGGTACAACGTCATCAACGCCGCCTTCCCGGTGATCCGCTCCGACGGCACGGTGCTGTGGGAGAACGGGATGGACGCCGGCGTCAAGGTGTCCACGCCCGCCGAGATGTGCGCCGCCAAGGCCGCCGGCTCGACGCTCCTGATGTCCATCGGCGGTGCGGCCGCCGGGATCGACCTCTCGTCGTCCGCCGTCGCCGACAAGTTCGTCGCCACGATCGTGCCGATCCTGAAGGCGTACAACTTCGACGGCATCGACATCGACATCGAAACCGGCCTCACCGGCAGCGGGAACATCAAGACGCTCTCCGCGTCACAGTCGAACCTGATCCGGATCATCGACGGCGTGCTGGCGCAGATGCCGTCGAACTTCGGGCTGACGATGGCACCGGAAACCGCTTACGTGACCGGCGGCAGCATCACGTACGGCTCGATCTGGGGCGCGTACCTGCCGATCGTCAAGAAGTACGCGGACAACGGCCGCCTGTGGTGGCTGAACATGCAGTACTACAACGGTTCGATGTACGGCTGCGCCGGCGATTCGTACCAGGCCGGGACGGTGCAGGGCTTCACCGCGCAGACCAACTGCCTCAACCAGGGCCTGGTCGTCCAGGGCACGACGATTCGCGTTCCGTACGACAAGCAGGTCCCGGGCCTGCCGGCGCAGCCGGGCGCAGGCGGCGGCTACATGTCGACGAGCCTGGTTTCCCAGGCGTGGCACGCGATCCCGAGCCTCAAAGGCTTGATGACGTGGTCGCTCAACTGGGACGGCTCGAAGTCCTGGACGTTCGGCAACAACGTCAAGTCCCTGCAGGGCCGCTAG
- a CDS encoding M28 family peptidase, translating into MKWKTRLGAGVTALAAVMGVMSAPAATAAPATTLAAPDISLANIKTHLNQLQTIANNNGGTRSPRGAGYAASVTYVENLLKNAGYTTTRQTCTSCIGQSQNLIAEWPQGDASQVIMLGAHLDSVSAGPGINDNGSGSASILETALTLARTNPAMAKRVRFAWWADEESGLVGSKYYVNNLPSAERTKIKTYLNFDMIGSKNWGYFVYDDVASVKAIFDEYFSSIGIQTEGDSEGDGRSDHASFKSAGIPVGGLATGAGDIKSSAQAQKWGGTAGAAFDNCYHRACDTTSNIPDTPLEKNSDAIGYALWKLAVATTQGNDFSVNLNPTAGTVQPGQSLQVAVSTATTSGSAQSISLSASGLPAGATASFSPATVQSGGSSTLTIATTAGTPTGTFPITVTADGASVDHTATFSLGVGSTSSCAPVTNGTRLNIPDYPGAAVSSTATVGGCARNASGTTKVEVHITHTYRGDLVIDLIAPDGSSYRLKSSSSDSTANLDTTYTVNASSEAANGAWKLQLRDVGPADTGYLSSWTLTV; encoded by the coding sequence ATGAAGTGGAAGACTCGCCTCGGCGCCGGGGTCACCGCCCTGGCCGCCGTAATGGGTGTCATGAGCGCGCCCGCGGCCACCGCCGCGCCGGCCACGACGCTCGCCGCGCCGGACATCTCGCTGGCCAACATCAAGACCCACCTCAACCAGCTGCAGACCATCGCGAACAACAACGGCGGCACGCGTTCGCCGCGCGGCGCCGGTTACGCGGCTTCCGTGACCTACGTGGAAAACCTGCTCAAGAACGCCGGTTACACGACGACCCGGCAGACCTGCACCAGCTGCATCGGGCAGTCGCAGAACCTGATCGCGGAGTGGCCGCAGGGTGACGCGAGCCAGGTCATCATGCTGGGCGCGCACCTCGACAGCGTGAGCGCCGGGCCCGGCATCAACGACAACGGCTCCGGCAGCGCGTCGATCCTCGAGACCGCGCTGACGCTGGCCCGCACCAACCCGGCGATGGCCAAGCGCGTCCGCTTCGCCTGGTGGGCCGACGAAGAGTCCGGCCTGGTCGGCTCGAAGTACTACGTCAACAACCTGCCGAGCGCCGAGCGCACGAAGATCAAGACCTACCTCAACTTCGACATGATCGGCTCGAAGAACTGGGGCTACTTCGTCTACGACGACGTCGCTTCGGTCAAGGCGATCTTCGACGAGTACTTCTCCTCGATCGGCATCCAGACCGAGGGTGACAGCGAGGGTGACGGCCGGTCCGACCACGCGTCGTTCAAGAGCGCGGGCATCCCGGTCGGCGGCCTCGCCACCGGCGCCGGCGACATCAAGAGCTCGGCGCAGGCCCAGAAGTGGGGCGGCACCGCGGGTGCGGCGTTCGACAACTGCTACCACCGCGCCTGCGACACGACGTCGAACATCCCGGACACCCCGCTGGAGAAGAACTCCGACGCCATCGGGTACGCGCTGTGGAAGCTGGCCGTCGCCACCACGCAGGGCAACGACTTCTCGGTGAACCTGAACCCGACCGCCGGGACCGTCCAACCCGGACAGTCGCTGCAGGTCGCCGTGAGCACCGCGACGACGTCCGGCAGCGCGCAGTCCATCTCATTGTCGGCGTCCGGCCTGCCCGCCGGCGCGACGGCGTCGTTCAGCCCGGCCACCGTGCAGTCCGGCGGTTCCTCGACGCTGACCATCGCGACGACGGCCGGCACCCCGACCGGCACCTTCCCGATCACGGTGACCGCGGACGGCGCGAGCGTCGACCACACGGCGACGTTCTCGCTCGGCGTCGGCAGCACGTCGTCGTGCGCGCCGGTGACCAACGGGACCCGGCTGAACATCCCGGACTACCCGGGTGCCGCGGTGAGCAGCACCGCGACCGTCGGCGGCTGCGCGCGCAACGCGTCCGGTACCACCAAGGTCGAGGTGCACATCACCCACACCTACCGCGGTGACCTGGTCATCGACCTGATCGCCCCGGACGGGTCGTCCTACCGGCTGAAGAGCTCCAGCAGCGACTCGACGGCGAACCTCGACACCACCTACACCGTCAACGCCTCGTCGGAGGCCGCGAACGGCGCGTGGAAGCTGCAGCTGCGTGACGTCGGCCCGGCCGACACCGGTTACCTGTCCTCCTGGACGCTGACCGTCTGA
- a CDS encoding M4 family metallopeptidase: MTHRGFRTGLAAAAGLAMTLALPVTPANAAQQAQPAAPEAAAARAADQAAASGLDALERGPAEAFQRVGLTAGGGGLFYGAYQRTYQGLRVVGGDAVVVADGAGRVRGTSAAETAPIAVGTQAGLDAAKAAATARAQLPTVDSVSTPEKVVLAGATPKLAYEVVVAGRTASAPSNLHVFVDAATGAVLDKRDDVKTFSSGAKSQAQPSTVNVAGTGNSYYVGNVSIDTTQSGSTYTLRDPGRTGISCGREGGSVYSGTDNAWGNGTGTDLETGCVDVLYSVQTEWKMLSEWLGRNGINGSGTGYPASVGLADVNAYWNGSSTHFGHSQDNQRQATSMDVVGHEFGHGVFQFTPGGAGSGNENGGMNESTGDIFGALTEAYANNPKDVPDYQVGEGVNLVGQGPIRYMYQPSLVGDPNCYSSSIPSTEVHAAAGPQNHWFYLLAEGSAPGGGKPNSPTCNSSSVTGLGIQKAGKIFYNGLLKKTSSWNHKAARKATLEAAIALYPGSCTEYNTTKAAWDAVSVTAATGEPASCTGGGPDFSVALNPASGSVQPGGSATTTVSTAITSGAAQSITLSASGLPAGATATFSPATVQSGGSSTLTVATTSSTPTGSFPITITADGASTDHTASFSLTVGTTGSCAPVTNGTRLNIPDYPGAAVSSTSTVAGCARNASSTTKVEVHITHTYSGDLVLDLIAPDGSSYRLKSSSSSSTPNINTTYTVNASSEVANGAWKLQIRDVGPADTGYLSSWTLTV, from the coding sequence ATGACCCATCGTGGGTTCAGAACGGGCTTGGCGGCCGCCGCCGGGCTCGCCATGACGCTCGCTTTGCCGGTGACCCCGGCGAACGCGGCTCAGCAAGCACAACCCGCCGCCCCCGAAGCGGCCGCCGCGCGGGCCGCCGACCAGGCCGCCGCGAGCGGGCTCGACGCCCTCGAGCGCGGGCCGGCCGAGGCGTTCCAGCGCGTCGGCCTGACCGCCGGTGGTGGCGGCCTCTTCTACGGCGCCTACCAGCGGACTTACCAGGGCCTGCGGGTCGTGGGCGGGGACGCGGTGGTCGTCGCCGACGGCGCCGGGCGCGTCCGCGGCACCAGCGCCGCCGAGACCGCGCCGATCGCCGTCGGGACGCAGGCCGGGCTCGACGCCGCCAAGGCCGCCGCCACCGCGCGCGCCCAACTGCCCACTGTGGACAGTGTGAGCACGCCGGAGAAGGTCGTGCTGGCCGGGGCGACGCCGAAGCTGGCCTACGAGGTCGTCGTCGCCGGGCGCACCGCGAGCGCGCCGAGCAACCTGCACGTGTTCGTCGACGCCGCCACCGGCGCGGTCCTCGACAAGCGGGACGACGTCAAGACGTTCTCCTCCGGCGCGAAGAGCCAGGCCCAGCCCAGCACGGTGAACGTCGCCGGCACCGGCAACAGCTACTACGTCGGCAACGTCTCCATCGACACCACGCAGTCCGGCAGCACCTACACGCTGCGCGACCCGGGCCGCACCGGCATCAGCTGCGGCCGCGAAGGCGGTTCCGTCTACAGCGGCACCGACAACGCGTGGGGCAACGGCACCGGCACGGACCTCGAAACCGGCTGCGTCGACGTCCTCTACAGCGTCCAGACCGAGTGGAAAATGCTGTCGGAGTGGCTGGGCCGCAACGGCATCAACGGCAGCGGCACCGGCTACCCGGCGTCCGTCGGGCTCGCCGACGTCAACGCGTACTGGAACGGTTCCTCGACCCACTTCGGGCACTCGCAGGACAACCAGCGCCAGGCCACCTCGATGGACGTCGTCGGCCACGAGTTCGGCCACGGCGTCTTCCAGTTCACCCCGGGCGGGGCCGGTTCCGGCAACGAGAACGGCGGGATGAACGAATCCACGGGTGACATCTTCGGCGCGCTGACCGAGGCGTACGCCAACAACCCGAAGGACGTCCCGGACTACCAGGTCGGCGAGGGTGTCAACCTGGTCGGCCAGGGCCCGATCCGCTACATGTACCAGCCGTCGCTGGTCGGCGACCCGAACTGCTACTCGTCGTCGATCCCGAGCACCGAGGTGCACGCGGCGGCCGGCCCGCAGAACCACTGGTTCTACCTGCTCGCCGAGGGCTCCGCGCCCGGTGGCGGCAAGCCGAACAGCCCGACCTGCAACAGCTCGTCGGTCACCGGCCTCGGCATCCAGAAGGCCGGCAAGATCTTCTACAACGGCCTGCTGAAGAAGACGTCGTCGTGGAACCACAAGGCCGCCCGCAAGGCGACCCTCGAAGCGGCGATCGCCCTCTACCCGGGCAGCTGCACCGAGTACAACACCACCAAGGCCGCGTGGGACGCCGTCTCCGTCACCGCCGCGACCGGTGAGCCGGCGTCGTGCACCGGCGGCGGGCCGGACTTCTCCGTCGCGCTGAACCCGGCTTCGGGTTCCGTGCAGCCGGGCGGCTCGGCCACGACGACCGTCAGCACCGCGATCACCTCCGGCGCGGCGCAGTCGATCACGCTGTCCGCCTCGGGCCTCCCGGCCGGCGCGACCGCGACGTTCAGCCCGGCCACCGTCCAGTCCGGCGGTTCCTCGACGCTGACCGTCGCGACGACGTCGTCGACCCCGACCGGCAGCTTCCCGATCACCATCACCGCGGACGGGGCCAGCACCGACCACACGGCTTCGTTCTCGCTCACCGTCGGTACCACCGGGTCGTGCGCGCCGGTGACCAACGGGACCCGGCTGAACATCCCGGACTACCCGGGTGCCGCGGTCAGCAGCACCAGCACCGTGGCCGGCTGCGCGCGCAACGCGTCGTCGACCACCAAGGTCGAGGTGCACATCACCCACACCTACAGCGGTGACCTGGTGCTGGACCTCATCGCGCCGGACGGCTCGTCGTACCGGCTGAAGAGCTCCAGCAGCAGCTCGACGCCGAACATCAACACGACCTACACCGTCAACGCCTCGTCGGAGGTCGCGAACGGTGCGTGGAAGCTCCAGATCCGCGACGTCGGCCCGGCCGACACCGGTTACCTGTCCTCCTGGACGTTGACCGTCTAG